ctagtctacactcgcgcacaagatgcacaaccaagtggaccatgctggtaaaaaaccctggagggaatatctgttctagcttgcacaaagtgatacagacgtcaccctgcagtcggtccatatcttcttgtgatagctttgttgagcatatgcctctaaaaaatgcagaaatctccacaagaggtctaaccactttatcaggcaatgacttacgcagtgcaattggaagaagctgttgcatcagtatgtggctatcatggctcttcaagccagaaattgtacggtccttgagccgaacacatcgtgaaatgttcgaagcgtatccgtccgggaccctaacatttcgaagaaccttcagaaaattttctttgtcctctctagacattgtgtgacaggcagcgggaatatacgttttaccgttggcggccgtgaacggatgcaacttaggtctcaaccccatttcctgcaagtccagccgagctgccaagttgtccttcgttttcccttttatatccaaaatagtgccaagtatattgtccatgacatttttctctatgtgcataacatcaagattgtgccgaagcaaattgtctttccaatacggcaatctgaaaaatatacttttcttcttccatataacatcggaactccctgcacccttcttccgcttcttccgtttcttcttcttacccgcggtctcatctccaaacgcaactccgtccaactgttggagaacctcgtatccgcatggcacaatcggtgcGCTGGCAAATTCTTCggtaccgtcaaatgtcctcctgttaagccgccacagatgttcaggcggcagatatctcctgtgccccatatagcaaaatttgcacccgttctttaagcgtatagaacgcgtcgattgcatacagcaaggacatgccttcgcacccctgttaggccaacctgataaatctgcatacgctggcaagtcgtttatcgtccacatcaactgagatcgcataataaaattttccttctttgaagcatcgaatgttcgtacccctacattccacagttccaccaactcatcaatcaatggctgaaggtaaacatcaatatccatacctggtgagctcggtccagggataaccaaggaaaggatgaaggacgactgtttcatgcacatccaaggtggcaaattgtacggcacaagcattacgggccatgtgctgtgagatgtgctcatgttcccaaatggattaaatccatctgctgtcaaaccaagccggacgtttctactctctgccataaaatttggatgtaaaatgtcgaacgatctccatgcctcaccgtcggccgggtgcctcaatacgccatccctagtgcggccttctgcatgccatctcatatggggcgcagtatgctcagacatgaataacctctgcaaccgtgggatgagtggaaaccacctcaagatcttcaccgggcgtttttttctcgctgatatgatctcaccatcatcatctacatgtgtatcagccctccacttagactctccacatacggtacatgaatctaattctttattgtctttccagaataacatacagtcgttacggcacgccggaatcttctcataccccagacccatgccacttaggaacttcttcgcctcgtacgtgttatctggcaatgcctcatcgcaaggaggcaacaactgattgatgaattccagaatgtctgaaaaaatcttgttactaatacctccaacgcacttcaagttgtacatgtgtacagtagcactcaatttactgtgctttgtaccagggtgaaggggcttctcggcagtctttaacagctcttggtacttcaatgcgtcctcGCACGAcgtatcttcatcaacttgttgcggaagagtacttgcggcttcaggaacatcgtgcacgccgaaggcgtcacgcaacatggcgtgcatgttatcatcctgttccacagcgacaccctcctgttctgtgacttcaccatgttcagtgctatggtcagcggcctctgtgccactgtgataactcgaacactgaccaggaatagcggatccagtcgtagtctcaccgtgcatataccacaaatggtatcccggattcatcccccgacctccagtcaggtgggcaagaacgtaatcaggagtgtgacgctggttatttcgacaatacttgcatgggcagtaaatttttccatcgacggccgtacagttacgaacggcaaatgtcacaaacgccctacacccgtcgttatacgttgtcgtacccctaggtgctgacatccaagacttgtccatattcctctgtatagggttaagaggacaagacaaatcatacgtcaaacaaataaacgtgtaaaaaagttgagcatgtcacgcaacatggggtgtacgaatttatttcccttttaaagggtttatggttagagtttagggttttagtttttttgttagagtttagggtttagggtttatggttttttagggtttagggttagggtttgtaagggtttagggtttagggtttagggttagggtttgttagggtttaggagggtttatgtttttttttttttttagggtttagggttagggtttagggtttagggtttagggttagggttagggtataaatttataaagtgtaagatttttttttttttaaagggtttagggttagggtttgttagggtttatggttaggctttttttttttaaaaaaaaaaaaagtgtaggattttgtttttttttttcttttcttttcttaagggtttagggttagggtttgtaagggattagggtttagggttagggtttgttagggtttaggagggtttaggtttttttttttttttttagggtttagggttagggttagggtataaatttagaaagtgtaggatttttttttttttttaaagggtttagggttagggtttgttagggtttagggttagggtttgttagggttagggtttagggttagggttaggttataaatttagaaagtgtaggattttttttttttaaagggtttagggttagggtttgttagggtttagggttagggtttgttagggttagggtttagggttagggttagggtataaatttagaaagtgtaggattttttttttttaaagggtttagggttagggtttgttagggtttagggttagggtttgttagggtttagggttagggtttgttagggttagggtttagggttagggttagggtataaatttagaaagtgtaggatttttttttttttttttaaagggtttagggttagggtttgttagggttagggtttagggttagggttagggtataaatttagaaagtgtaggattttttttttttaaagggtttagggttagggtttgttagggtttagggttagggtttgttagggttagggttagggtataaatttagaaagtgtaggatttttttttttttttttaaagggtttagggttagggtttgttagggttagggttagggtataaatttagaaagtgtaggattttttttttttaaagggtttagggttagggtttgttagggtttagggttagggtttgttagggttagggttagggtataaatttagaaagtgtaggattttttttttaaaagggtttagggttagggtttgttagggtttagggttagggtttgttagggttagggtttagggttagggttagggtataaatttagaaagtgtaggattttttttttttaaagggtttagggttagggtttgttagggtttagggttagggtttgttagggttagggttagggtataaatttagaaagtgtaggattttttttttttaaagggtttagggttagggtttgttagggtttagggttagggtttgttagggttagggtttagggttagggttagggtataaatttagaaagtgtaggattttttttttttaaagggtttagggttagggtttgttagggtttagggttagggtttgttagggtttagggttagggtttgttagggtttagggttagggtttgttagggttagggtttagggttagggttagggtataaatttagaaagtgtaggatttttttttttttttttaaagggtttagggttagggtttgttagggttagggtttagggttagggttagggtataaatttagaaagtgtaggattttttttttttaaagggtttagggttagggtttgttagggtttagggttagggtttgttagggttagggttagggtataaatttagaaagtgtaggattttttttttttttttttaaagggtttagggttagggtttgttagggttagggttagggtataaatttagaaagtgtaggattttttttttttaaagggtttagggttagggtttgttagggtttagggtta
This DNA window, taken from Alnus glutinosa chromosome 5, dhAlnGlut1.1, whole genome shotgun sequence, encodes the following:
- the LOC133868474 gene encoding uncharacterized protein LOC133868474 codes for the protein MDKSWMSAPRGTTTYNDGCRAFVTFAVRNCTAVDGKIYCPCKYCRNNQRHTPDYVLAHLTGGRGMNPGYHLWYMHGETTTGSAIPGQCSSYHSGTEAADHSTEHGEVTEQEGVAVEQDDNMHAMLRDAFGVHDVPEAASTLPQQVDEDTSCEDALKYQELLKTAEKPLHPGTKHSKLSATVHMYNLKCVGGISNKIFSDILEFINQLLPPCDEALPDNTYEAKKFLSGMGLGYEKIPACRNDCMLFWKDNKELDSCTVCGESKWRADTHVDDDGEIISARKKRPVKILRWFPLIPRLQRLFMSEHTAPHMRWHAEGRTRDGVLRHPADGEAWRSFDILHPNFMAESRNVRLGLTADGFNPFGNMSTSHSTWPVMLVPYNLPPWMCMKQSSFILSLVIPGPSSPGMDIDVYLQPLIDELVELWNVGVRTFDASKKENFIMRSQLMWTINDLPAYADLSGWPNRGAKACPCCMQSTRSIRLKNGCKFCYMGHRRYLPPEHLWRLNRRTFDGTEEFASAPIVPCGYEVLQQLDGVAFGDETAGKKKKRKKRKKGAGSSDVIWKKKSIFFRLPYWKDNLLRHNLDVMHIEKNVMDNILGTILDIKGKTKDNLAARLDLQEMGLRPKLHPFTAANGKTYIPAACHTMSREDKENFLKVLRNVRVPDGYASNISRCVRLKDRTISGLKSHDSHILMQQLLPIALRKSLPDKVVRPLVEISAFFRGICSTKLSQEDMDRLQGDVCITLCKLEQIFPPGFFTSMVHLVVHLVRECRLGGPVQYRWMYPAERSLGNFKNNVRNKAAPEGCIAEGYIATELVTFCSRYLNNAPTFHNRPQRNPDGSKGAGTRVTMNRLIMHQIHRYIVFNSEEFHNLRTMHKDALRRSCTRGRITEALIEAQHHEQFCEWYRAYVDGLDDQRREELGHKLVMRCRGLKETAVKYNRYVVNGKLFRTLAHDVGRRTQNSGVCVPTVEGETYYGQLTDIFEVEYYDRTTYVLFKCNWADPTMDRGFTIDEYGLVFVNFNHLVHRGEQIQDEPYVLTSQVDQVFYVEDGRNPNWVCAVRTKPRNVYDVGQGDGSNEDGTTYHECVPLVLATADLPDTNDEFEYDRPDVDPIEAPVIQ